The nucleotide window TAAATTTCTGGGAGTTTCTCCATAACTCTTTAACAAGTTTCCTAAAGCTGCCATTCCCAGTGCCAATCCTGAAATAGGTACAGGATATTTTTCCAAAAATTTTTTCATTTTAATTCTCCTTTAATCGTTTTGATTTTTACATACAATATTTATACATTATTTTTGACGATTTTAATATATCTTATTTTTAAATACTGTATTCTTTTTTCTTATATTGATTTTTTTCCGATTCAGGATAAAATTTATTAGAGTAACTATTTTTTGGAGAAAAAACTGAAAACAGGAGGGAAAAACAATGGGAAAAATTGATACTAAAAATTATACAAAAGAAGAAATTATTGCAAAAGTCAAAGAAGAAGCCGAAGAACTTTATGAAAACGGTACTTTTTTCTGCAGTGAAGCTGTTATAACTGTTTTAAACAATTATTTAGGTCAGCCTTATCCGCCTGAAGTAGTTAAAATGGCAAGCGGATTTCCTATAGGAATGGGTAAAGCAGGCTGTTTATGCGGTGCCGTATCGGGAGGACAAATGGCTTTAGGTATTGTCTACGGCAGAACTCAAGGGGAAGCGATGCAGGAGAAAATGTTTGAAATGTCCAAAAGCCTTCATGACTATATCATAAAGGAATACGGTTCATGCTGCTGTCGTGTTATGACAAGAAAATGGCGGGGAGACGATTTCAAAAGTCCTGAAAGAAAACGTCATTGTGTGGAAATTACAGGAAAAGTCGCAGAATGGATAGCAGAACAGCTTATTAATGATAATCAGATTGAAACTAAACATTAATTTAAACAAAAAGACTGTTTAGAGATAATAAATTTATCTAAAAGCAGTCTTTTTATCGTGTTTTTATTTTCTGCTATTTTCCATTCCATATATATTCCTTCAAATCTACACATCCGCTTTCTTCCACATAGACTTCTTCATTTTCCAAACGGATTTTCTGCTCTTCACTTCCGTTTTCTCCGAACGTTTTTGCCAACTCTCCGAATCTGTTTACTACTCTATGACAAGGCACATCTTTATAAGGGCAACTGCTCATTGCATATCCTACCACTCTTGAAAGTCTCGGATTTCCTATCATAATCGCAATCTGACCATATGTAGCAACTTTCCCGCAAGGTATTTTTCTTACAATTTTATATATTTCTTCAAATATATTATCTTTCTTGTTTTTCATATGCACATATCCTTTCATAATTGTAATCTTATTATATAATACGACTATTATTTTGTAAATTTCTTAATTAAATTTAATTTTTAAACAGTTTATAATTAATGAAAAATATCAAAATCAGGCTATAATATATTATATACAAAATTTATTAGGAGGATCTATGAAAAAATTATTATTAGTTTTGGCGATTTTATCATCAAGTACATTATTTGCTGCAGGACCTAAAGTACCTTATACTCATGAAGGATTTTACTCAACCGAGAATGTTCAGAAAGCCGTTCATTTTATATCTGTAGAAGATATTAAAAAGAGTCTGGAAGGAAAAGGACCTATTAATGTAAGTTTCGATATAGACGACACTCTTGTTCATTCAAGCGGTTATTTCATATACGGTCAATATCATTTTCAGATTCCGGGTGACGAAAGAGGAGAAAGAAGTTATTTAAAAAATCAGAAATTCTGGGATTATGTTGCTGAAAACGGCGATGAACATTCTATTCCGAAACAATCTGCAAAAGATCTTATAAAAATGCACTTGGAAAGAGGAGATCACGTTTTCTTTATAACAGGAAGAACCAAACATTCCAAAGACAAAAATTATACTTCCACAAAACTTTCAAAAACATTACAGAGATTTTTCGATTTGCCGAAAGAAGTTTACGTAGAATATACTGCTGCTACTCCTACAGGAGGGTTCAAATACGATAAATCATTCTATATCAAAAAACATAATATATCTATTCACTACGGAGACAGTGATGACGATATTTTAGCTGCAAGAGAAGTAGGAATCAGAGGTATACGTGTAGAGAGAGCCTATAATTCCACAAATAGACAGAATCTTAACGGAGGATATGGAGAAGAAGTGTTAATTAACTCTGCATGGTAATTTATAAATAACAAAATTTTTATATCATTTCGATAAAATTAATTATAAATTAATTTTAAAATAATAGTAATTTTTAAAAATCGGGTTATAATATATTATATACAAATTTTTTAGGAGGATTTATGAAAAAATTATTATTAGCTTTGGCAATTTTGTCATCAAGCACATTATTTGCAGCAGGTCCTAAAGTACCTTATACTCATGAAGGATTTTACTCAACTGACAAAGTTCAGAAAGCTGTTCACTTTATATCTGTAGAAGATATTAAAAAAAGTTTGGAAGGAAAAGGGCCTATTAATGTAAGTTTTGATATTGATGATACATTACTACACTCAAGCGGTTACTTCATTTACGGGCAACATTATTTCCAAATTCCGGGAGATAAAAGAGGGGCAATAAGCTACCTTTACAATCAAAAATTCTGGGATTATGTTGCTGAAAACGGTGATGAACATTCTATCCCTAAGCAGTCTGCAAAAGATCTTATAAAAATGCACTTGGAAAGAGGAGATAATGTATTCTTTATAACAGGAAGAACTAAACATTCTAAAGATAAAAATTATACTTCCACAAAACTTTCAAAAACATTACAAAGATATTTTGATTTGCCGAAAGAAGTTTATGTAGAATATACAGCCGATACTCCTACAGGAGGATTCAAATACGATAAATCATTCTACATCAAAAAACATAATGTATCTATTCACTACGGAGACAGTGACGATGATATTTTAGCTGCAAGAGAATTGGGAATTAGAGGAATCCGTGTTCAAAGAGCTTACAATTCGACTAACCCTCAAAAACTTAACGGAGGATACGGAGAAGAAGTATTAATTAACTCTGCATGGTAATATAAAACAAAAAATAAAGAGCTTTTAAAAAATTTTGACAATTTAAGTCCATTTTTTCAAGCTCTTTTTTATTTTAAAAATTATATTTATTAATTTTCGACTTTTCGCAATTTTACAAGTCCGAAACTTATAATAAAGAAAATTAAAGCAACTGAAACCCATCCCAAGTCAGCACTTTGTAAGGGTAACTTCTGAGTAAATTCCGTCAGGATCGGTATTTTTATATTAATTTTTTCCAAAGTATTTATTATACTTATTATTACTGTAGGATACACTGTAGCTCTATAAATTATTTTGTTACTTTTTATCTGTTTATCTAATAATGCCAGTATAATTAATACCAATGAAGCCGGATAAATCGCTAATAGCACGGGAATACTGTATTCCATTATTTTCTGAAATCCCAGATTTGCGAGAACATAACTCCAAAAGACCCAAATTGTTGCCCATACTTTATAAGGCACTTTTTTTATCAATGAGTTAAAATACTGACTTAAAGATATTGTCAAACCCACTCCGATATTAAGACAGGCTATTATAAACATAAACGCAAGTAATACTGCTCCAAAATTACCGTATGAATATCTTATAGCTCGAGTCAATATCTCAGCTCCGTTTTTTGTTTGAGGAAACATTGATGCACTTGCGGCACCCACATGGGCAAGCATCATATACACTGCAAAAAGCATAACTCCTGCTATTATTCCCGTTATTGCAACTGTTTTTGTCAATTTTTTATCTTCACTGCCGATTTTTGATTTTATTACATACACCACTACAAGACCGTAATTAAGACCTGCTAAAGCGTCAAGAGTCAGATACCCGTCCAAAAATCCCTGTAATCCGAAATTTTTGGCATATAATTCTTCAGGCTGTATATATCCTCCCATAGGTTTGATAAAAGTACCTATAAAAAGCATAAAAACTAATACCAAAAACGCAGGAGAAGTTATTTTGCTTATTCTGTCAAGCAACTTATGAGGACTTAAACTCAGCCAGTATACAATTCCAAAAAATACTGTTGTATAAATAAACAGCACAGGCTTTACTCCCATTCCTTCAGGCAAGTAAGGACTTATAGCTATTTCAAAAGGCACAGTTCCGGCTCTGGGCATAGCAAGTGCAGGTCCTATTGCCAAATATACAGCTGTAGTAAAAATTATAGAAAATACGGGATCCACTCTATTTGAAAGTTTTTTAAGCCCGTCGGATTTAGCGACCGCTATTATTCCCAAAACAGGAAAAATTATCGCCGTTATACTGAAAAACAGCATTACTGTAAACATGTTTGTTCCTGACTGTTTTCCTATAATTGGAGGAAATATAAGATTACCTGCTCCAAAAAATAAAGAAAATATCATTATTCCTATCATAACCAATTCTTTTTTCTTTAATTTCTCCATATTATTTACTTCCTTATTGTTTTTTTAAAAGTTTATTATCGTTTTTTGAAATGAATACAAATCAGTTTTTATATGAAAATAAAGTTGTTCCGACCAAGCATTTTACTTACTCAAAAACAACTTTATTTATAAAGTATTCAAATATACAATCTGTAATTTGCTATTTTATCTTTAAAAAGCTTTTATTTAATTACACTAATTCGATTATTGCCAATTCAGCAGAATCTCCTCTTCTTACATCGGTTTTAATTATTCTTGTATAACCACCGTTTCTATCCATATACTTAGGTGCTATTTCTTTGAAAACTTTAGCAACTGCTTCTTCATTTCTTAAAAATGAAAATGCCTGTCTTCTCAAATGGATAGCTTTTACTCTTTCTTCTTTGTTTTCCAAGTCAAAATTATTATACTTTTTCCCTAATGTTATAACTTTTTCAACGAATTTTCTTAATTCTTTTGCTCTGGTAACAGTTGTTTCAATTCTTTCAGCCTTTACCAAAGAAATCGTCATATTTTTAAGCATAGCCAATCTATGATCACTTCTTCTACCTAATTTTCTATATGATTTATTATGATTCATTTACTTTCTTCCCTCCTTGATACAATTTTTTTATTAATTTCCGGCTTCTTCACTTAAATCGTAACCAAGCTCTTTCATTTTATCGATTATTTCATTTAGAGATTTTCTCCCTAAATTTTTAATTTTCAATAATTCTACATATGTCATTGAAGTTAAATCAGATATTGTATTTACTCCTGCTTTTTTCAAGCAGTTGTAAGATCTTACAGTAAAATCAAGTTCCTCAATTTTCATATCTTCTATATTGCTTTCAGTTTCAGAATTTAATGAAGAATTTTCATCTTCATTTCCTCTGAATTTACTCATGCTGTTTCCTATATTTGTAAAAGGTTTTACATGCAATATTAACAATTCGACAGCATAAGATAAAGCATCATGTATTTCAATACTTCCGTCAGTAGAAATTTCCAATATAAGTTTATCATAGTTTGTTACTCTTCCTACCATTGTATCTTCTACACTGTATGTAACCCTTTTAATAGGTGTATAAATTGCATCTACTGCCAAATATCCTATAGGCCAACCTTCAGTATCTATCTCATCGGAAACTACAAATCCTTCTCCCGAATCAACTAAAAATTCCATATTAATTTCTTTATCAGTTGTTACAGTTGCAATGACCTGTTCAGGATTAATAATTTTAATTCCAGGATCAGGCTTAATGTCCGCTGCAGTTATTACTTTAGGTCCCTTTACGGATAATACCATTTTTTTCTCTCCCGGTTCATCCAACTCGACAACTATTTCTTTTACATTTAATATTATGTCCGTAACAGCTTCTTTTACTCCGGGTATTGTAGAAAATTCATTTAATACACCGTCTATTCTAAGACCTTTTATAGCCGATCCCGGTATTGACGATAACAATATTCTTCTTAATGCATTTCCAATAGTGTTTCCGTATCCTCTGTACAAAGGCTCTAACGTATATTTAGCTGTATATCTGCTCTCTTTCTCTTCTGTCAATTTTATATTTTTAGCTATTTTTTCAATATTTAACAAGCTAAATCAACTCCTTGGATTATTAGATTATTATTATCTGGAGTAAAACTCGATAATCATTGCTTCATTAATTTCAAAGTCAACTGAGTCTCTTCCAGGATTTTCCAATACTTTAGCTGTCAATGCAGCTTCGTCAAGTTCCAACCATCCCGGAACAGTTTTTTGCCCTACTGATTCCTTAATTAAAGCCAACTCTCTTGAATTTTCTTTTATAGAAATTACATCTCCCTGTTTTACTCTGTATGATGCGATGTTCACTCTTTTCCCATTTATTAATATATGACCATGACTTACTATTTGTCTAGCCTGTCTTCTTGTTGCACCGAATCCTAATCTGTAAACAACATTATCTAATCTTCTTTCTAAATATTGAAGTAATAATTCCCCTGTTACTCCTTCTTTTCTAGTTGCTTCTTCATATAATTTATAGAATTGTTTTTCCATTACTCCGTACACAAATCTGGCTTTTTGTTTTTCTCTCATTTGTGTTCCGTATTCAGTTAATTTTCTATTTGCATTCGGTCTTATATTTCTGTTTGACTTTTTATTTACGCCTAAAACACTTGGATCCAAACCAAGATTTCTACATTTTTTTAACACCGGCTGTCTATCTCTTGCCATTTATCTATTTCCTCCTTATTTAATAAATTTACGGTCTTCTCTTTTTCGGCGGTCTTGCACCGTTATGAGGTACCGGAGTTATATCAACTATTCTTGTTACTTCCAAGCCGGTAGCCTGTATCGATCTTATAGAAGCTTCTCTTCCCGATCCCGGTCCTTTTATTTTAATTTCTATTTGTTTCATTCCGTTTTCAATAGCCACTTGTGCTGCCTGTTCAGCTGCTATTTGTGCTGCAAACGGAGTTCCTTTTTTAGTTCCTTTGAACCCTGAAGTTCCTCCCGATTTCCAGATTACGACCTTACCTTCAGAATCTGTAATAGTTACAACAGTATTGTTGAAAGTAGAATGTATATATGCTATCCCGTTAGGAATATTTTTTAATTTTTTCTTTTTTGAAACTGCTGGTTTTTTAGCCACTTATGGTTTCCTCCTTAACTTATTATTTTTTCTTAGCTATCGCCATTTTTACAGGCCCTTTTCTAGTTCTCGCATTTGTTTTAGTTTTTTGTCCTCTTACAGGCAACCCGTTTCTGTGTCTTAATCCTCTGTAACTCTTAATATCAAGTAATCTTTTAATATTAAGTCTGATTTCTTTTCTAAGTTCCCCTTCGATTTTGTATTCTTCAACTATAGTTCTGATTTTACCTACTTGTTCTTCAGTTAAATCTTTTACTTTGATGTCTTTGTCAACACCTGCTTTTTCTAAAATCTCGTTTGAAGTACTTCTACCGATTCCAAAAATATAAGTTAATGAAATTTCCACTCTTTTATTTCTTGGAATGTCAACTCCCGCTATTCTAGCCAAATCTTTTCCTCCTTGTTTTTGATATTTTTTAAACCTTCTTCAATATGCCCTCACATAATAAAATATAAGGAATAAGCCCTACAGCCAAACATATCTTTACAATTTTTATTATTTATATCTGTTATTTCGTATATAATTAAATAAAAATTTTTTCAAGATTGCTTTTTTGTTATCTTATCCTTGTATTTGCTTATGTTTAGGGTTTTCGCATATTATTCTTACTTTTCCGTGACGTTTGATAACTTTACATTTGTCACAAATAGGTTTTATTGAAGCTTTCACTTTCATTAAAAACCCTCCTTCCTAAACTATTTTTTCCTATATACAATTCTGCCTCTTGACAAATCATACGGAGATACTTCAACCGTTACTTTGTCGCCTGGCAAGATTTTTATATAGTTCATTCTCATTTTACCTGAGATATGCCCTAAAACTTCATGCCCGTTTTCAAGTCTTACTTGAAACATCGCATTAGGCAAGGCTTCTAAAATTTCGCCTTCCAATTCCAGAACATCTTGTTTTGCCATAAAAATCACCTCGGATCCTTTCAATTATATCAAAAAATAAAAAAAATGTCCAGTATTTTTGAACTGATTTTTATATAATTTGATTAATTATTTTTTTGTTTTTTAAAATACCCTTTTGGATTTTCGTTGGTATTATACTTTATTTTTTATAATTTGTCTATTGTTTTATTTTTTTCTATCTCTATTTCAAAATCTGCCATACTATAATCAAAAATTTTATATACTTTAGGATTTAAAGAGGACAATTTTTTCAAAGACACTGACTTAAACTTATCATTTTCACTTAATTTTATTATTTTATCACACTGAAAATTTTTAATTTCACTGTTTTTAAAATCATATCCTATTGTAAACCATTGACCGTATGCGGAAGTTATTTTAAAAAACTGAATAAAATATGCTTTTTCAGCCTTTTCTTCTTTATATAAAATTTTACACACTTTTTCTTTTATGGCAAACTTCAATATATCCTTCAGATAAGGACTTTCTTTATAATGAACAGAAGATTCAAAACTGAGAACCGTTTCCATTTTACTTATTTCTTCTATCTGTTTTCGGGGTAGACAGGCTTTAAATTTTTCTTTCAGTTTTTCAATATCCAAATGAAAAGGTGTCGTTTTATAACCTTTCAATGTAATCATTGTAAAATACAGTGCATACATTTCATCAATATTGAACATAACCGGAGAAAGCAGCTTATTTTTAAGAATCCCGTATTTACCGTTTCTTCCTGTAGTAGAATAAACAGGCATACCTATCTCTTCAAGTGAACGGATATCCCTTAATGCTGTATTTCTTGAGATACTGTATTTCTGCATAATATCTTTTAAGTTAAAAAACTCTTTATCATTAAGGTACATTATCATATCATTTATTCTTTCGGACTTATTCATTTTTCTCCTAAATTTTTATTTTAATAGTACCATATTTTGAGACTGTTTTATAGTATAATATTTTCAGAAAATAATTTTAAAGGAGATGAATTTAAAAATGGATGTAAAAGATAAATTTAGGGAATTAATGAAAGTAAGTAATGACATTGCACTGGCTTCTTCGAGCTCGGATAATCAGCCTAACGTGAGAATTGTAAGATTTTATTATGACGAGAAGGATAACCTTTTATATTTTCTGACTCTAAAAAACAGTCAAAAAACATCGGAATTTGAAGAAAATAACAAAGTAGCTTTTACTACTGTTCCTAAAAACAGTTTGCAGCATGTTAAAGCTAAAGGAATTGTTACAAAAAGCAAGAAATCCGTTCAGGATTTAAAAGAGACTTTTATTGAAAAAATACCTTCAATAAAAATGAATATTGAGCAGGGAGAAGCTTTTATGGACTTATATGAAATATCTTTTTCAAAAGTAACTGTCACTTTAGACCAAAAACATGTTGAAAATATAGAAATTATATAAATATTTAAGCCACAGGAGGAATTATGAAAAAAATATTAATATTATTATTTACTGCTATTATCACAATAATAAGTGCAGAAGACAATAAAACTCTCGAAGTAAAACTGACAAAACCGTCCATAAAAATGCTGTCGGGAATAACTTATTCTCAAGGTACAAACTCTACAGGAATCGGGACTTTCAAACTTGAAATGGATATACTGAAACCGAGAGCAAAACAGACTAAACCTTTACCTTTAGTCGTTTTTATAACAGGAGGAGGTTTTATAGGGGCTCCTAAAGAGAACTATATTCAGCAAAGATTGGCAATAGCCGAAGCAGGATATATAGTTGCAAGTATAGAATACAGAGCTGCTCCCAACGGAGTTTTTC belongs to Pseudoleptotrichia goodfellowii and includes:
- the rplQ gene encoding 50S ribosomal protein L17, with translation MNHNKSYRKLGRRSDHRLAMLKNMTISLVKAERIETTVTRAKELRKFVEKVITLGKKYNNFDLENKEERVKAIHLRRQAFSFLRNEEAVAKVFKEIAPKYMDRNGGYTRIIKTDVRRGDSAELAIIELV
- the infA gene encoding translation initiation factor IF-1, producing the protein MAKQDVLELEGEILEALPNAMFQVRLENGHEVLGHISGKMRMNYIKILPGDKVTVEVSPYDLSRGRIVYRKK
- a CDS encoding pyridoxamine 5'-phosphate oxidase family protein, with the protein product MDVKDKFRELMKVSNDIALASSSSDNQPNVRIVRFYYDEKDNLLYFLTLKNSQKTSEFEENNKVAFTTVPKNSLQHVKAKGIVTKSKKSVQDLKETFIEKIPSIKMNIEQGEAFMDLYEISFSKVTVTLDQKHVENIEII
- the rpsM gene encoding 30S ribosomal protein S13, which gives rise to MARIAGVDIPRNKRVEISLTYIFGIGRSTSNEILEKAGVDKDIKVKDLTEEQVGKIRTIVEEYKIEGELRKEIRLNIKRLLDIKSYRGLRHRNGLPVRGQKTKTNARTRKGPVKMAIAKKK
- a CDS encoding MGMT family protein; translation: MKNKKDNIFEEIYKIVRKIPCGKVATYGQIAIMIGNPRLSRVVGYAMSSCPYKDVPCHRVVNRFGELAKTFGENGSEEQKIRLENEEVYVEESGCVDLKEYIWNGK
- the rpsD gene encoding 30S ribosomal protein S4, producing the protein MARDRQPVLKKCRNLGLDPSVLGVNKKSNRNIRPNANRKLTEYGTQMREKQKARFVYGVMEKQFYKLYEEATRKEGVTGELLLQYLERRLDNVVYRLGFGATRRQARQIVSHGHILINGKRVNIASYRVKQGDVISIKENSRELALIKESVGQKTVPGWLELDEAALTAKVLENPGRDSVDFEINEAMIIEFYSR
- the aphA gene encoding acid phosphatase AphA, yielding MKKLLLALAILSSSTLFAAGPKVPYTHEGFYSTDKVQKAVHFISVEDIKKSLEGKGPINVSFDIDDTLLHSSGYFIYGQHYFQIPGDKRGAISYLYNQKFWDYVAENGDEHSIPKQSAKDLIKMHLERGDNVFFITGRTKHSKDKNYTSTKLSKTLQRYFDLPKEVYVEYTADTPTGGFKYDKSFYIKKHNVSIHYGDSDDDILAARELGIRGIRVQRAYNSTNPQKLNGGYGEEVLINSAW
- the rpmJ gene encoding 50S ribosomal protein L36; amino-acid sequence: MKVKASIKPICDKCKVIKRHGKVRIICENPKHKQIQG
- the brnQ gene encoding branched-chain amino acid transport system II carrier protein, producing the protein MEKLKKKELVMIGIMIFSLFFGAGNLIFPPIIGKQSGTNMFTVMLFFSITAIIFPVLGIIAVAKSDGLKKLSNRVDPVFSIIFTTAVYLAIGPALAMPRAGTVPFEIAISPYLPEGMGVKPVLFIYTTVFFGIVYWLSLSPHKLLDRISKITSPAFLVLVFMLFIGTFIKPMGGYIQPEELYAKNFGLQGFLDGYLTLDALAGLNYGLVVVYVIKSKIGSEDKKLTKTVAITGIIAGVMLFAVYMMLAHVGAASASMFPQTKNGAEILTRAIRYSYGNFGAVLLAFMFIIACLNIGVGLTISLSQYFNSLIKKVPYKVWATIWVFWSYVLANLGFQKIMEYSIPVLLAIYPASLVLIILALLDKQIKSNKIIYRATVYPTVIISIINTLEKINIKIPILTEFTQKLPLQSADLGWVSVALIFFIISFGLVKLRKVEN
- a CDS encoding DNA-directed RNA polymerase subunit alpha, which produces MLNIEKIAKNIKLTEEKESRYTAKYTLEPLYRGYGNTIGNALRRILLSSIPGSAIKGLRIDGVLNEFSTIPGVKEAVTDIILNVKEIVVELDEPGEKKMVLSVKGPKVITAADIKPDPGIKIINPEQVIATVTTDKEINMEFLVDSGEGFVVSDEIDTEGWPIGYLAVDAIYTPIKRVTYSVEDTMVGRVTNYDKLILEISTDGSIEIHDALSYAVELLILHVKPFTNIGNSMSKFRGNEDENSSLNSETESNIEDMKIEELDFTVRSYNCLKKAGVNTISDLTSMTYVELLKIKNLGRKSLNEIIDKMKELGYDLSEEAGN
- the rpsK gene encoding 30S ribosomal protein S11, with the protein product MAKKPAVSKKKKLKNIPNGIAYIHSTFNNTVVTITDSEGKVVIWKSGGTSGFKGTKKGTPFAAQIAAEQAAQVAIENGMKQIEIKIKGPGSGREASIRSIQATGLEVTRIVDITPVPHNGARPPKKRRP
- a CDS encoding helix-turn-helix transcriptional regulator: MNKSERINDMIMYLNDKEFFNLKDIMQKYSISRNTALRDIRSLEEIGMPVYSTTGRNGKYGILKNKLLSPVMFNIDEMYALYFTMITLKGYKTTPFHLDIEKLKEKFKACLPRKQIEEISKMETVLSFESSVHYKESPYLKDILKFAIKEKVCKILYKEEKAEKAYFIQFFKITSAYGQWFTIGYDFKNSEIKNFQCDKIIKLSENDKFKSVSLKKLSSLNPKVYKIFDYSMADFEIEIEKNKTIDKL
- a CDS encoding C-GCAxxG-C-C family protein, with product MGKIDTKNYTKEEIIAKVKEEAEELYENGTFFCSEAVITVLNNYLGQPYPPEVVKMASGFPIGMGKAGCLCGAVSGGQMALGIVYGRTQGEAMQEKMFEMSKSLHDYIIKEYGSCCCRVMTRKWRGDDFKSPERKRHCVEITGKVAEWIAEQLINDNQIETKH
- the aphA gene encoding acid phosphatase AphA translates to MKKLLLVLAILSSSTLFAAGPKVPYTHEGFYSTENVQKAVHFISVEDIKKSLEGKGPINVSFDIDDTLVHSSGYFIYGQYHFQIPGDERGERSYLKNQKFWDYVAENGDEHSIPKQSAKDLIKMHLERGDHVFFITGRTKHSKDKNYTSTKLSKTLQRFFDLPKEVYVEYTAATPTGGFKYDKSFYIKKHNISIHYGDSDDDILAAREVGIRGIRVERAYNSTNRQNLNGGYGEEVLINSAW